A single genomic interval of Deltaproteobacteria bacterium harbors:
- a CDS encoding extracellular solute-binding protein codes for MKEVIATILVFVLVTLGHAAEAPKWQAEWQKTIEAAKKEGQLSLYGGQEITHPDIIAAFNKEFPFIRVTSASGRAADMLTRIVAERRADKYLADITASGPNGPRVLYLNKILDPITPTFILPEVTDASKWYGGKHWYADPENKYIFMFEGTIVTTGISYNTKMVQPDEIKTYWDLLQPKWKGKILAQDPRGAALLTPVLILYHRAGLGPDYLRKFYMDTDITLFRDRRQGTNWLATGKFPLCHLCREIDKAQQQGLPVDDLPPDKLKEGGTIGGGGSSVLALINKAPHPNAAKLFINWYLSRAGQMVWQHVMNVKEIEASDSMRVDIPKDDVLPEGKRAAGRQYEVIGFLDPEPVQKLLGEILK; via the coding sequence GTGAAAGAGGTCATTGCCACGATTTTGGTTTTTGTATTGGTCACTCTGGGCCACGCTGCCGAAGCACCCAAGTGGCAGGCTGAGTGGCAGAAAACCATTGAGGCGGCGAAGAAAGAAGGGCAGCTTTCGCTCTACGGCGGGCAGGAGATTACGCATCCCGACATCATTGCCGCGTTCAACAAAGAGTTTCCGTTCATCAGAGTAACATCCGCCAGTGGCCGGGCGGCGGATATGCTGACTCGCATCGTCGCTGAGCGGCGCGCGGACAAGTATCTCGCCGATATCACCGCGAGCGGGCCTAATGGGCCGCGCGTGCTCTATCTCAACAAGATTCTCGATCCGATCACGCCGACGTTTATTCTTCCCGAAGTGACCGATGCGTCGAAGTGGTACGGCGGGAAGCATTGGTACGCCGACCCAGAGAACAAATATATTTTCATGTTCGAAGGGACGATTGTCACGACGGGAATCTCGTACAACACAAAGATGGTCCAGCCCGATGAGATCAAGACTTACTGGGATCTGTTGCAGCCCAAGTGGAAGGGCAAGATTCTTGCGCAGGACCCGCGCGGCGCGGCTTTGCTAACTCCTGTGCTGATCCTTTATCATCGAGCTGGGCTGGGGCCGGATTACTTGCGTAAGTTTTATATGGACACCGACATCACGTTGTTCCGCGACCGGCGTCAGGGAACCAATTGGCTGGCGACCGGGAAATTTCCGCTCTGTCACTTGTGCCGTGAGATCGACAAAGCGCAGCAGCAAGGGTTGCCGGTGGATGATTTGCCGCCGGACAAATTGAAAGAAGGCGGGACTATTGGCGGCGGTGGCAGCAGCGTGCTGGCGCTGATCAACAAAGCGCCGCATCCCAATGCGGCGAAGTTGTTTATCAATTGGTACCTATCGCGCGCCGGGCAGATGGTCTGGCAGCATGTGATGAATGTCAAAGAAATTGAGGCGTCGGATTCCATGCGCGTCGATATTCCAAAAGACGACGTGCTGCCGGAGGGGAAGCGGGCGGCGGGGCGGCAGTATGAAGTGATTGGATTTCTCGATCCGGAGCCGGTGCAGAAGCTGTTGGGTGAGATTTTGAAATAG
- a CDS encoding extracellular solute-binding protein — translation MNNGKLKMIGSDVNRLIGFAAVVAIVLLAAVTHAGEAGKWQADWEQTLAAAKKEGQLTIYGSPEFEGLFGELHKKYPEIKITGVFNRGADVARRLMAERRADKFLADLYLNGMTTGYNVFYKAKVLNPIPPQLILPEVTDGSKWWRGKLQYIDPENQYLLNFNGENRMVVAFNTKLVNPAEIKSYWDLLNPKWKGKIVGYDPTQGGSGDAMRFFYHHKSLGPEFIRRILTETDIVISRDTRQMGDWLAGGKYAISIFGPVSRMDLDLMQVQGLPVDWFKPDHLKEGTYITGGSGGVALIKNAPHPAAAKVGLNWLLSREGQMAYQRLFTQGNDGPDSMRIDIPKDKVPRGNRRPEVDDFRTPFVDRAEWMDQEPISKFVKEVLEKRKG, via the coding sequence ATGAATAATGGAAAATTGAAAATGATCGGATCGGACGTCAATCGGTTAATAGGATTTGCCGCGGTAGTCGCGATTGTTTTGCTGGCGGCGGTCACACATGCGGGCGAGGCGGGCAAGTGGCAGGCTGATTGGGAGCAAACACTGGCGGCGGCGAAGAAGGAAGGGCAGCTGACGATTTATGGCAGCCCCGAATTCGAAGGCTTATTTGGCGAGCTGCACAAGAAATATCCGGAGATCAAAATCACCGGCGTGTTCAATCGCGGCGCGGACGTGGCGCGGCGCTTGATGGCGGAGCGGCGCGCCGATAAATTTCTCGCCGACCTTTATCTGAACGGGATGACGACCGGCTACAACGTTTTCTACAAAGCGAAAGTCCTCAATCCGATCCCGCCACAATTAATTTTGCCTGAAGTCACCGACGGCTCGAAGTGGTGGCGTGGCAAGCTTCAATATATCGATCCAGAAAACCAGTATCTGCTCAACTTCAATGGCGAGAACCGCATGGTGGTGGCGTTCAACACCAAGCTGGTGAATCCCGCTGAGATCAAATCGTATTGGGATCTGCTCAATCCCAAATGGAAGGGCAAGATCGTCGGCTACGATCCAACGCAGGGCGGCTCGGGCGATGCCATGCGCTTTTTCTATCATCACAAGAGCCTCGGGCCGGAGTTTATCCGGCGCATTCTGACCGAGACCGATATCGTGATCAGCCGCGACACGCGGCAGATGGGCGACTGGTTGGCCGGCGGCAAATATGCGATCTCGATCTTCGGGCCGGTATCACGCATGGATTTGGATTTGATGCAGGTTCAAGGTTTGCCGGTGGATTGGTTCAAACCCGATCACCTCAAAGAAGGAACCTATATCACCGGCGGCTCGGGCGGCGTCGCGCTGATCAAGAACGCGCCCCATCCCGCCGCGGCGAAGGTTGGATTGAATTGGCTGCTCTCGCGCGAAGGACAAATGGCTTATCAACGCCTGTTTACCCAGGGCAACGACGGCCCCGACTCTATGCGCATCGATATCCCCAAAGACAAGGTGCCGCGCGGCAACCGCCGGCCAGAGGTTGACGATTTTCGAACCCCCTTCGTCGATCGCGCCGAGTGGATGGACCAGGAGCCGATCAGCAAGTTTGTTAAGGAAGTTCTCGAAAAGCGTAAGGGGTGA
- a CDS encoding extracellular solute-binding protein, translating to MSCRIASRKACPEQSRRGAKDAKKVRCRGAIHRALFAFGALVLALISAGRAHAGQFDWKKDWEQTLTAAKKEGQVHVYIYRYDGLLRDFKREYPGINVVSVVGRGNDLATRILAERRAGRYIADVYSAGPGGNYNILYKGKVLDPIKPMLVLPEVVDESKWYAKEHRYVDGDGKYIFAYLASASDSQLAYNTTMVNPKEFKSYWDFIQPKWRGKIVALDLRDGGLGGTMQFFYYSPELGPEFIKKFFGTMDVQYSRNFRQMTDWLAQGRFALCFGCKDSMRAKNQGLPVDDFDVTRWKEGGSLSSGGGSLSVLNQAPHPNAAKVFVNWFLSRRGQMALQKLGDVDDAPNSRRIDIPKDDVLPSNRLAPDGKYFDVVKPEYADQKPIYDLAKEIMGAVEAKK from the coding sequence ATGAGTTGTCGGATTGCCTCGCGCAAAGCCTGTCCTGAGCAAAGTCGAAGGGGCGCAAAGGACGCAAAGAAAGTCCGGTGTAGGGGCGCGATTCATCGCGCCCTCTTTGCTTTTGGCGCATTGGTGCTTGCTTTGATATCGGCAGGCCGTGCCCACGCCGGCCAATTCGACTGGAAGAAGGACTGGGAACAAACCCTCACCGCTGCCAAGAAAGAAGGTCAGGTCCACGTCTACATCTATCGCTACGATGGTTTGTTGCGCGACTTTAAGCGCGAGTATCCTGGCATTAACGTGGTCTCAGTGGTCGGCCGCGGCAACGATTTAGCCACGCGGATTTTGGCGGAGCGCCGCGCCGGCAGATACATCGCCGACGTTTACAGCGCCGGACCGGGCGGTAATTACAACATTCTTTACAAGGGTAAAGTGCTCGATCCGATCAAACCGATGTTGGTTTTGCCGGAAGTGGTCGACGAGTCGAAGTGGTATGCCAAAGAGCATCGCTACGTCGACGGCGATGGGAAATACATCTTTGCCTACCTTGCCAGCGCGAGCGATTCGCAGTTGGCGTACAATACGACGATGGTCAACCCGAAAGAGTTCAAATCTTACTGGGACTTTATCCAGCCCAAGTGGCGCGGCAAGATCGTGGCTCTCGATTTGCGCGACGGCGGGCTCGGCGGCACCATGCAATTTTTTTATTACAGCCCGGAGCTTGGTCCGGAGTTTATCAAGAAATTTTTCGGTACGATGGACGTTCAGTATTCGAGAAATTTTCGCCAGATGACCGACTGGCTGGCGCAGGGGCGCTTTGCGCTCTGCTTTGGCTGCAAGGATTCGATGCGGGCAAAAAATCAGGGGCTGCCGGTGGACGACTTCGACGTGACGCGGTGGAAGGAAGGCGGCAGTCTTTCGTCGGGCGGCGGTTCGCTGAGTGTGTTAAACCAGGCGCCGCATCCCAACGCGGCCAAAGTGTTTGTTAACTGGTTCCTGTCGCGGCGCGGCCAGATGGCGCTGCAAAAACTCGGTGACGTCGACGACGCGCCCAACTCACGCCGTATCGATATTCCTAAAGACGACGTGTTGCCGTCCAACCGTTTGGCGCCCGACGGCAAATATTTCGATGTGGTCAAACCGGAGTACGCCGATCAAAAGCCGATCTACGATCTTGCCAAGGAGATCATGGGGGCGGTGGAAGCCAAGAAATAG
- a CDS encoding extracellular solute-binding protein — translation MIRNRFAKAVWIFAALLLSPAAYAAQVDWKKDWEQTLAAAKKEGQVNVYIYRYEGLLRDFKREFPGINVVAVTGRGNEMTNRIMAERRAGKFIADVYSGGTNSLYNTLYKGKALDPIKPLLVLPEVTDTSKWFGNEHRYADPENKHIFAFIGSASNAQLAYNTKLVNPSEFKSYQDVLNPKWKGKIVSLDPRDTGLGATMQFWYYSPEIGPEYMKRFFGGMEITYAKNFRQMTDWLAQGKFAICMGCKDAQRAKNQGLPVEDFDTNRWKEGSSFSAGGGSLAYMNQAPNPNAAKIFINWFLSRKGQIALQKLGDPDDPANSRRIDIPKDDIPMDNRLLPGAKYFDVVKPEYGDMKPIFDLARDIMVAVDKGK, via the coding sequence ATGATTAGAAATCGATTCGCCAAAGCGGTTTGGATCTTTGCGGCCCTGTTGTTGTCGCCGGCTGCCTACGCCGCTCAAGTCGATTGGAAAAAGGACTGGGAGCAAACGCTGGCAGCGGCTAAAAAAGAGGGTCAGGTCAACGTTTATATTTATCGCTACGAGGGGCTGCTGCGCGATTTTAAACGCGAGTTCCCCGGCATCAACGTGGTGGCGGTGACAGGGCGCGGCAATGAGATGACCAATCGCATCATGGCGGAGCGGCGCGCGGGTAAATTTATCGCCGACGTTTACAGCGGCGGCACCAATAGCCTTTATAACACCTTGTATAAAGGCAAAGCGCTCGACCCTATCAAGCCGCTGCTGGTGCTGCCGGAGGTGACCGACACTTCGAAATGGTTCGGCAATGAGCATCGCTACGCGGATCCGGAAAACAAGCATATCTTCGCTTTCATCGGATCGGCGAGCAATGCGCAGCTCGCCTACAACACCAAGCTGGTCAATCCCAGCGAGTTCAAATCCTACCAAGACGTGCTCAACCCCAAGTGGAAAGGTAAAATCGTCTCGCTCGACCCGCGCGACACCGGCTTGGGCGCGACCATGCAGTTCTGGTACTACAGCCCGGAGATCGGTCCCGAGTACATGAAGAGATTTTTCGGCGGCATGGAGATTACCTACGCCAAGAACTTTCGCCAGATGACCGATTGGCTGGCGCAGGGAAAGTTCGCCATCTGCATGGGTTGTAAAGATGCGCAGCGGGCAAAGAATCAAGGCTTGCCGGTGGAGGATTTCGATACCAATAGGTGGAAAGAAGGCTCCAGCTTTTCGGCTGGCGGCGGCTCGCTGGCTTATATGAATCAGGCCCCCAACCCGAATGCGGCCAAGATCTTCATCAATTGGTTTCTCTCGCGCAAAGGGCAGATCGCATTGCAAAAACTTGGCGACCCTGACGATCCGGCCAACTCGCGGCGCATCGATATTCCCAAGGACGACATTCCGATGGATAATCGATTGCTGCCGGGTGCAAAGTACTTTGACGTGGTCAAGCCGGAATACGGCGACATGAAGCCGATTTTCGATCTGGCCAGGGATATTATGGTTGCGGTGGATAAGGGTAAGTAA
- a CDS encoding extracellular solute-binding protein, which translates to MIRQKILPYLRAMKKSCASPPAPNKPPLTPLFQRGESPCGTVASQIFMTNIPRPPLKKGGNRGILFACFIAPLAILLTMLVAAQARGAETAATSDSEWERTVKAAEQEGQVNVYKIASDSEWQAFQKKYPKIKVNITHATAAQHLQRIMAERRAGKYLPDVIRLGGGTSTSLFKAKALDPIGPAMLLPEVRDATKWFEGRHHYNDIENQYVFIYAAFPLHLLGYNPKIVDGNSLKGYADLLDPKWKGKITLKDPRDPGGASPLLFLYYNPQLGADFIKKLFTVSGLTLIRNEGQQLDWVASGKYPIAITAKPEQLESAKSKGLPVEVLDAHIMKKDGVGLEAGGTMVALANNAPHPNAAKVLLNWFLSREGQMAVQRPSGNEPGYNSLREDIAKDFLPSWAQRQKGTNYVRLWGPAVWDRTAITDLVNEMAK; encoded by the coding sequence ATGATCCGCCAGAAAATCTTGCCTTACCTTAGGGCCATGAAAAAATCGTGCGCATCTCCGCCCGCGCCCAACAAACCTCCCCTAACCCCTCTTTTCCAAAGAGGGGAATCACCATGCGGAACAGTGGCATCTCAAATATTCATGACGAATATTCCGCGTCCCCCTTTGAAAAAGGGGGGCAACAGGGGGATTTTATTTGCTTGTTTCATTGCGCCGCTGGCGATTTTGCTGACGATGTTGGTTGCGGCTCAAGCACGTGGCGCAGAAACAGCGGCAACATCGGACAGCGAATGGGAGCGCACGGTCAAAGCCGCCGAGCAGGAAGGGCAGGTCAACGTTTACAAGATCGCCAGCGACTCGGAGTGGCAGGCATTTCAGAAAAAATACCCCAAGATCAAAGTAAACATTACCCATGCCACGGCGGCGCAGCACCTGCAGCGTATTATGGCCGAGCGGCGCGCGGGCAAATATTTGCCCGACGTGATTCGTCTCGGCGGCGGCACCTCGACTTCTCTCTTCAAAGCCAAGGCGCTCGATCCCATCGGCCCGGCCATGCTGTTGCCGGAAGTCAGAGATGCCACCAAATGGTTTGAGGGACGGCATCATTACAACGACATCGAGAACCAATACGTTTTCATCTATGCGGCCTTTCCGCTGCATTTGCTCGGTTACAATCCAAAAATAGTCGATGGGAATAGCCTGAAAGGCTACGCCGACCTGCTCGACCCCAAGTGGAAAGGCAAGATCACACTGAAAGATCCGCGCGATCCGGGCGGAGCCAGTCCGCTGCTATTTCTCTACTACAATCCGCAGCTCGGAGCGGACTTCATCAAAAAACTTTTTACTGTCTCGGGGCTGACGCTGATCCGCAACGAAGGGCAGCAACTGGACTGGGTGGCGTCGGGAAAGTATCCCATCGCGATCACCGCCAAACCAGAGCAACTGGAGAGCGCCAAGAGCAAAGGACTGCCGGTGGAAGTGCTCGACGCCCATATAATGAAAAAAGACGGCGTCGGCTTGGAAGCGGGCGGCACGATGGTCGCGTTGGCGAACAACGCGCCGCATCCGAACGCCGCCAAGGTGCTGCTAAATTGGTTCTTGTCGCGCGAAGGCCAAATGGCGGTGCAGAGACCGAGCGGCAACGAGCCTGGCTACAATTCGCTGCGCGAAGACATTGCGAAGGATTTTTTGCCGAGCTGGGCGCAGCGGCAGAAGGGCACGAACTACGTTCGTCTGTGGGGCCCGGCGGTGTGGGATCGCACGGCGATCACGGATTTGGTGAATGAGATGGCGAAGTGA
- a CDS encoding cupin domain-containing protein produces MAEATSPVAIKYERIDTYKEWQQKQKIPLVSGFFVEDLNKVPVENWDLKGVPCSFVVLDGTGGVNDGYVCEIPPKSKTKEQKHLYEEMIYVTKGYGATTVWQKNGKKHTFEWGPGSLFAVPINAYYQHFNASGTEAARYFAVTNSCFMINLFHNVDFVFNNDYPFLDRFDPAQDDYFSGNGEVTGRFFMTTNFVPDTHTIGLADYSERGKGSTNMKFNLAGQTMCAHISEFPVGTYKKGHKHGPGAHVIILTGQGYSVLWPEGKEMQRVDWKPGSVVVPPDQWFHQHFNSGAAPARYLALRWGSWKFKFMRMQDGEGGTYTSIKQGGGQIEFEDEDPRIHKEFEEAMVKAGARCNMPYHPGCTQK; encoded by the coding sequence ATGGCCGAAGCGACTTCGCCCGTGGCGATCAAGTACGAGCGCATTGATACCTATAAAGAATGGCAGCAGAAACAAAAAATTCCACTTGTCTCGGGATTCTTCGTTGAGGATTTGAATAAGGTCCCGGTGGAAAACTGGGATCTGAAAGGTGTGCCCTGTTCATTCGTGGTGCTTGATGGCACGGGAGGGGTGAACGACGGTTACGTCTGCGAGATTCCGCCCAAGAGCAAGACCAAGGAGCAGAAACATCTCTACGAAGAGATGATCTACGTCACCAAGGGCTACGGCGCGACGACGGTCTGGCAGAAAAACGGCAAGAAGCACACCTTCGAGTGGGGGCCGGGGAGTTTGTTTGCGGTGCCGATCAACGCTTACTACCAGCACTTCAATGCGAGCGGCACGGAGGCGGCGCGCTATTTCGCCGTGACCAATTCTTGCTTCATGATCAATCTGTTTCACAACGTCGATTTTGTTTTTAACAACGATTATCCGTTTCTCGACCGCTTCGATCCGGCGCAGGACGACTATTTCAGCGGCAACGGCGAAGTCACTGGGCGATTTTTTATGACGACCAATTTTGTCCCGGACACCCACACCATCGGCTTGGCCGACTACAGCGAGCGCGGCAAGGGCAGCACCAATATGAAGTTCAATCTCGCCGGACAAACCATGTGCGCGCATATTTCGGAATTCCCGGTGGGCACTTACAAGAAAGGTCACAAGCATGGGCCGGGGGCGCATGTGATCATTCTTACGGGGCAGGGTTATTCGGTGCTTTGGCCTGAGGGGAAAGAGATGCAGCGCGTCGATTGGAAACCCGGCAGTGTGGTGGTGCCGCCGGACCAGTGGTTCCACCAGCATTTCAATTCCGGCGCCGCGCCGGCGCGTTATTTAGCGCTGCGCTGGGGCAGTTGGAAGTTCAAATTTATGCGCATGCAGGACGGCGAAGGCGGTACTTACACGAGCATCAAGCAGGGCGGCGGACAGATCGAGTTCGAAGACGAGGATCCGCGCATCCACAAAGAGTTCGAAGAAGCGATGGTCAAAGCCGGCGCGCGCTGCAACATGCCGTATCATCCGGGGTGCACGCAGAAATAA
- a CDS encoding Rieske 2Fe-2S domain-containing protein: MLTKEENEMLTSVGKGTPCGELLRRYWMPIAAAGELTEAKPIKTARILGEDLVVYRDKTGHYGVVGESCPHRKASLAFGRVDEEGIRCPYHGWKFDCTGKCIEQPAEPESGGFKDRIKHVAYPAERLGGLIWTYMGPLPAPLLPRFDVLTWEHGRRWVEKHELYNCNWLQPMENSVDPSHLFWLHGETAHLVGVVGKYEEEHNFIPFEFGIIKQRRTPGRKPGEGMQLDQHPLVFPITLRHVFRALKTTGFLMQNMQIRVPVDDAHTQVFVVYFTPNDTDRSPADGDTPWEYFPIRNEKGEYRLEHVLVQDAMAWETQGAPTDRSQEHLGVGDEGIILLRKLLREQIEIVKRGGEPLGIVRDPSKNKLIEFDVINERVGLFGKAQKVA; encoded by the coding sequence ATGCTCACCAAAGAAGAAAATGAAATGCTCACCAGCGTCGGCAAAGGCACACCGTGCGGCGAGCTCTTGCGGCGCTACTGGATGCCGATCGCCGCTGCCGGCGAATTGACGGAAGCAAAGCCGATCAAAACGGCGCGTATTCTTGGCGAAGACTTAGTCGTCTACCGCGACAAGACAGGTCACTACGGTGTGGTCGGCGAATCTTGCCCGCACCGCAAGGCGTCGTTGGCGTTTGGCCGCGTCGACGAAGAGGGAATTCGCTGCCCCTACCACGGCTGGAAGTTCGATTGTACCGGCAAGTGCATCGAACAACCGGCGGAGCCGGAGAGCGGCGGTTTCAAAGACAGGATCAAACATGTGGCCTATCCGGCCGAGCGGCTTGGAGGATTGATCTGGACCTACATGGGACCGCTGCCTGCGCCGCTGTTGCCGCGCTTTGATGTCCTTACCTGGGAGCATGGCAGGCGTTGGGTTGAGAAGCATGAGCTGTACAACTGCAATTGGCTGCAGCCGATGGAAAATTCGGTCGACCCGTCGCATCTTTTTTGGTTGCACGGTGAGACCGCTCACCTAGTGGGTGTCGTCGGTAAATACGAGGAAGAGCATAATTTCATTCCCTTCGAATTCGGCATCATCAAACAGCGGCGCACGCCGGGTCGAAAGCCAGGCGAAGGCATGCAGCTCGATCAACATCCGCTGGTCTTCCCGATCACACTGCGTCATGTTTTTCGCGCCCTGAAGACGACCGGATTTTTGATGCAAAACATGCAGATCCGCGTGCCAGTGGACGATGCGCATACCCAAGTGTTCGTGGTCTATTTTACACCGAACGATACCGACAGATCGCCGGCGGACGGCGACACACCGTGGGAATATTTTCCGATCCGCAACGAAAAAGGCGAGTACCGCTTGGAGCATGTGCTGGTGCAAGATGCGATGGCGTGGGAAACCCAAGGGGCGCCGACGGACCGTTCGCAGGAACACCTCGGGGTTGGTGACGAAGGAATTATTCTCTTACGAAAACTTCTGCGCGAGCAGATCGAGATCGTGAAAAGAGGCGGCGAGCCGCTGGGCATCGTGCGCGATCCGAGCAAGAACAAATTGATCGAGTTCGACGTGATCAACGAGCGCGTCGGACTGTTCGGCAAAGCGCAGAAAGTGGCGTAG
- a CDS encoding cupin domain-containing protein: MAEMAQPASDLKPERLDTYKVWQAQQKIPCVRGFFVKDVNELPVEYWDLKGVPCSFVILDGTGGINDGYVCEIPAGGKTKPQKHMYEEMVYVSKGYGATTVWQRDGKKKHTFEWGPGSMFAIPINADYQHFNASGSESARYFAVTNSCFVMNLFHNVDYIFNSDYVFNDRFDPHTEGYFNGEGTVTGRFFMTTNFVPDTHTLKLTNYDERGKGSTNMKFDLARNTMGAHISEFPVGTYKKGHRHGPGAHVIILSGQGYSVLWKEGEGMQRVDWGRGSVVVPPDQWFHQHFNSGAQPSRYLALRWNNWRYRFMRSQDGEGGTFTSLKLGGNQIEFEDEDPQIHKDFETAMKLASAKCNMPYHPGCTQK; this comes from the coding sequence ATGGCAGAAATGGCTCAACCGGCAAGCGACTTAAAACCCGAGCGGCTCGATACTTACAAAGTCTGGCAAGCGCAGCAAAAAATTCCCTGTGTGCGCGGCTTTTTCGTCAAGGACGTCAACGAACTACCCGTGGAGTACTGGGATTTGAAAGGTGTGCCTTGCTCCTTCGTCATACTCGACGGCACCGGCGGTATCAATGACGGCTACGTCTGTGAAATTCCTGCAGGCGGCAAGACCAAACCGCAGAAGCATATGTACGAAGAGATGGTCTACGTGTCCAAAGGCTACGGCGCGACCACGGTCTGGCAGCGCGACGGCAAGAAGAAGCACACCTTCGAATGGGGGCCGGGTAGCATGTTCGCCATCCCGATCAACGCCGACTATCAGCACTTCAACGCGAGCGGCAGCGAATCGGCGCGTTATTTCGCGGTCACCAACTCCTGCTTCGTGATGAATCTGTTTCACAACGTCGATTACATTTTTAACAGCGACTACGTTTTCAATGATCGCTTCGATCCCCACACCGAGGGCTACTTCAACGGCGAGGGAACGGTCACCGGGCGGTTTTTCATGACGACCAACTTCGTGCCCGATACGCACACGCTCAAGCTGACCAACTATGACGAGCGCGGCAAGGGTAGCACCAATATGAAATTTGACTTGGCGCGCAACACCATGGGCGCCCATATTTCGGAGTTCCCAGTTGGCACTTACAAGAAGGGCCATCGCCATGGTCCCGGTGCCCACGTCATCATTCTCTCCGGGCAAGGTTATTCGGTTCTGTGGAAAGAAGGCGAAGGGATGCAGCGGGTCGATTGGGGCCGCGGCAGCGTGGTCGTGCCGCCGGACCAGTGGTTCCACCAACATTTCAACTCCGGCGCCCAGCCGTCGCGCTACCTGGCGCTGCGCTGGAATAACTGGCGCTACCGCTTCATGCGCTCGCAGGACGGCGAAGGCGGGACGTTTACGAGCCTCAAGCTCGGCGGCAACCAGATCGAGTTTGAAGACGAAGATCCGCAGATCCACAAAGACTTCGAGACGGCGATGAAGCTCGCCAGCGCAAAGTGCAACATGCCATATCACCCGGGGTGTACGCAGAAATAG
- a CDS encoding ABC transporter substrate-binding protein yields MAEQKTMAIRGFFRAYSHLPIWEVMDKAGIWEQNGLKVSFEFCDSSEAAEKALFGGDVDFVSGNHISPYLLVKRGKPIVCLTSPSNDTRDTLVTNFPISSMADLKGKRIGDTTLVDSIGGYHHPRGNHMLFVMRGGLKLTDVEWVELTESNNAFKEMQMDVLKSNKVDAIFVTGNTDKFKAAGMHVLALDRLPMINGPTLTSTITTLESKPGLAERLVKAQVMGIHFARTKRGETEAILDGLRKRESECKNVQYRSVSKLAPKPYPEHEAVANAYKLCCMKNPEAEEQSPLALWDIHYLRALDQSGFIDGLYK; encoded by the coding sequence ATGGCCGAGCAAAAGACGATGGCGATTCGTGGTTTCTTTCGCGCCTATTCCCACCTGCCGATTTGGGAAGTGATGGACAAGGCGGGGATCTGGGAGCAGAACGGTTTGAAAGTCAGCTTCGAGTTTTGCGACAGCTCGGAAGCTGCCGAGAAAGCTCTGTTTGGCGGCGACGTCGATTTCGTCTCGGGCAATCACATCTCACCCTATCTGCTCGTCAAGCGCGGCAAGCCGATCGTTTGTTTGACCTCGCCGTCGAACGACACGCGCGATACGCTGGTGACTAATTTCCCGATCAGCTCGATGGCTGATCTCAAAGGCAAGCGCATCGGCGACACGACGCTGGTGGATTCCATCGGCGGGTATCACCACCCGCGCGGCAATCATATGCTTTTTGTTATGCGCGGCGGCTTGAAGTTGACCGACGTCGAATGGGTGGAACTGACCGAATCGAACAATGCCTTCAAAGAAATGCAGATGGACGTGCTGAAATCGAACAAAGTCGACGCGATTTTCGTCACTGGCAATACCGACAAGTTCAAAGCGGCGGGCATGCACGTGTTGGCGCTAGACCGGCTGCCGATGATCAATGGGCCAACGCTGACCTCGACGATCACGACCTTGGAAAGCAAACCCGGCTTGGCGGAGCGGCTCGTCAAGGCACAGGTCATGGGGATTCACTTCGCGCGGACGAAACGCGGCGAGACCGAAGCGATCCTCGATGGTCTGCGCAAGCGTGAGTCCGAGTGCAAGAACGTGCAGTATCGCAGCGTTTCGAAGCTCGCGCCCAAGCCGTATCCAGAGCATGAGGCGGTGGCCAATGCGTACAAGCTATGCTGCATGAAGAATCCTGAAGCGGAAGAGCAAAGCCCGTTGGCGCTGTGGGATATTCACTACCTGCGCGCGCTGGATCAATCTGGATTTATCGATGGGTTATATAAATGA